The Methylomarinum vadi genome has a window encoding:
- a CDS encoding efflux RND transporter periplasmic adaptor subunit, translated as MSLLLYLSTDPNQAANEDTASSATEPIAEVEAIKLHKGQIEETLTAYGAVLPLPDKLKTISVPYTSRIDKIQVNQGQTVQEGDLLITLKPGADAVLQLEQAQRELRAALRNNQLLRERIRLKLATQQDLLTSSLRVEQAKIMLKNLADRGIGKEQQIHAESSGIIFLVNVQQGQIVAAGTPLLQLVDNSQWVVRLGIETEDYAHIQLNQPVLITPVNTPVAQPVKGHIEIITHQIDPSTRMVNVFIRPELNRTLLINDFVEGRIIISNNETLVVPRQAVLPDDGGYSLFTVVDGRAVKHDVKVGLENGAQIEVIADDLNVGDDVVVLGNYELEPGMAVAVTPSEGSGQQQ; from the coding sequence GTGTCGCTCCTACTTTACCTGTCGACAGACCCCAACCAGGCCGCCAACGAAGACACTGCCTCGTCGGCAACCGAACCAATCGCCGAAGTTGAAGCCATTAAACTGCATAAAGGTCAGATCGAAGAGACCTTGACCGCCTATGGCGCGGTTTTACCGCTACCGGACAAGCTGAAAACAATCAGCGTCCCCTATACCAGCCGAATCGACAAAATACAGGTCAACCAGGGACAAACGGTACAGGAAGGCGATCTGCTGATCACGCTGAAACCCGGCGCGGATGCGGTTCTGCAATTGGAACAAGCGCAAAGAGAACTGCGCGCGGCATTGCGGAATAATCAATTGCTACGCGAACGTATCCGCCTGAAACTGGCGACCCAGCAGGATTTGCTGACCTCGAGCTTGCGCGTGGAGCAGGCCAAGATCATGTTGAAAAATCTGGCCGACCGCGGTATCGGCAAGGAACAACAAATCCACGCCGAAAGCAGCGGCATCATTTTTTTGGTCAACGTGCAACAGGGCCAAATTGTCGCCGCCGGCACGCCGCTATTGCAATTGGTCGACAATAGCCAATGGGTGGTGCGTTTGGGCATCGAAACCGAGGATTATGCTCATATACAACTGAATCAGCCGGTCCTGATCACGCCGGTCAACACCCCGGTCGCTCAGCCGGTCAAAGGCCACATCGAAATCATCACCCATCAGATCGATCCCAGCACACGCATGGTTAATGTTTTCATCAGGCCGGAGTTAAACCGGACTCTGCTGATCAACGATTTCGTCGAAGGCCGAATCATCATTTCCAACAACGAAACGCTCGTGGTCCCGCGACAAGCGGTATTGCCGGACGACGGTGGTTACAGTCTGTTCACCGTCGTCGACGGCCGGGCCGTCAAACATGACGTCAAGGTCGGTCTGGAAAACGGGGCGCAAATCGAAGTGATCGCCGACGATTTAAACGTCGGCGACGACGTTGTGGTGTTGGGCAATTACGAACTCGAACCGGGCATGGCGGTTGCCGTCACGCCAAGCGAAGGGAGTGGCCAGCAACAATGA
- a CDS encoding efflux RND transporter permease subunit encodes MSITQWAHRHRRSILFVLVLFAAAGGFAIYRTPVSLFPQVTFPRVVINLDAGDMPAERMAVQVTWPVEEAVRAVPGVLTVRSATSRGSADIAVNFDWGMDMVSAMLQVESAINQIRSTLPATLAFGVRRMDPTVFPVLGYSLTSPAHSLVELRDMALYQIRPILSAIPGVAKVDVLGGAVAEYQVLVDPARINALNLNLNDVANALSAANVIQAVGRLEQHYKLYLLLANTQLQNSQQIGQTILRSGQNGLVFLEDVAQVIKTTAPQWQRITAEGRDAVLFQINQQPGSSTVDIARNAQTQLQLIRKKLPADVQIAKWYDQSDLIVASALSVKEALLIGLGLAILTLLLFLRNIKVTLIAAITVPMALSATVLIIHLFGLGFNIMTLGGMAAAVALIIDDAIVMIEHIIRRMREATGTYLNRIHLAASEFSKPLAGSSASTIIIFAPLAFITGVSGSFFKALSITMASALFISFIVAWLAVPLLAEHTLTQNDTEQEENGPLTGWFHRHYRHLLQILLSKPWLLLSALLPLLAAGFIGWQQTGSGFMPSMDEGGFILDYRAAPGTSVSETDRLLRQVERILRETPEVETYSRRTGNSLGGFITEANEGDFFVRLKPLPRRSLDDVMDGLREQISHNVPGLDIELAKLMEDLIGDLTAVPQPIEVKLYADDGKLLKELANKVAAALEKITGVVDLNNGVIPAGDAYNIQVLRDKAALEGLSPDTVKQTLNAYLSGIVTTQLQEGPKMLNLRVWIPANERGSLRALDRLRIRSPDGHWVPLKRVAQISPENGQAQITRDNLKRMIAVTARISGRDMGSTIADVIHALESPGMLPHDVYYVLGGLYEQQRIAFHDLLIVFIAAVALVFALLLYLYERFHVALAMMLTTLSAVAAVFVGLWLTGIELNITAMMGMTMVIGIVTEVSIFYYSEYQSLPESHAPIQRMITAGNNRMRPIAMTTIAAILALMPLAMGIGAGSEMLQPLAIAIVSGLMVQIPLVLILLPALLKIFSTTRRV; translated from the coding sequence ATGAGCATTACGCAATGGGCGCACCGCCACCGACGCTCTATCCTGTTTGTGTTGGTCTTGTTCGCCGCCGCAGGCGGTTTCGCCATCTATCGGACGCCGGTCAGCCTGTTCCCTCAGGTCACCTTCCCGCGGGTAGTCATCAATCTCGATGCCGGCGACATGCCGGCGGAACGCATGGCGGTACAGGTGACCTGGCCGGTGGAAGAGGCGGTAAGGGCCGTGCCGGGGGTGTTGACGGTGCGTTCGGCCACCAGCCGCGGCAGTGCCGATATCGCCGTGAATTTTGACTGGGGCATGGATATGGTGTCGGCCATGCTGCAAGTGGAGTCGGCCATCAATCAGATCCGTTCGACCTTGCCCGCCACGCTGGCATTCGGCGTCAGACGCATGGACCCCACGGTCTTCCCGGTACTCGGCTACAGCCTGACGTCGCCGGCACACAGTCTGGTCGAGCTTCGGGATATGGCTCTTTATCAAATCAGGCCTATCCTGTCGGCCATTCCCGGCGTCGCGAAAGTCGACGTATTGGGCGGGGCCGTCGCGGAATACCAGGTTCTGGTGGATCCGGCACGCATCAATGCCCTGAACCTGAACCTGAACGACGTCGCCAACGCGTTATCGGCTGCCAACGTGATCCAGGCAGTAGGCCGGCTGGAACAACATTACAAGTTGTACCTATTACTGGCCAACACCCAATTGCAAAATTCGCAGCAGATCGGGCAGACGATTTTGCGCAGCGGCCAGAACGGGCTGGTATTTCTGGAAGATGTCGCCCAAGTGATCAAAACGACCGCACCGCAATGGCAACGAATCACCGCCGAAGGCCGGGATGCGGTGCTGTTTCAGATCAATCAACAACCCGGCAGCAGCACCGTGGACATTGCCCGAAACGCGCAGACGCAATTGCAGCTAATCCGCAAAAAGCTGCCCGCCGACGTCCAAATCGCCAAATGGTACGATCAAAGCGACCTGATCGTCGCCTCCGCGCTCAGCGTCAAAGAGGCGTTGCTGATCGGCCTGGGATTGGCTATCCTGACCCTGTTGCTATTCCTGCGCAATATCAAGGTGACTTTGATTGCGGCCATTACCGTGCCCATGGCGCTATCGGCCACCGTGCTGATCATCCACTTATTCGGGCTAGGCTTCAATATTATGACGCTGGGCGGTATGGCCGCCGCCGTCGCCTTGATTATCGACGACGCGATCGTCATGATCGAGCATATTATCCGGCGCATGCGCGAAGCAACGGGCACTTATCTAAACAGAATTCATCTGGCCGCAAGCGAATTCAGTAAACCGCTGGCCGGTTCTTCGGCGTCGACGATCATCATTTTCGCCCCCTTGGCGTTTATCACCGGCGTCAGCGGCAGTTTTTTCAAGGCCTTGTCGATCACGATGGCATCGGCATTGTTCATCTCCTTTATCGTCGCCTGGCTGGCCGTCCCGTTGCTGGCCGAGCACACCTTGACGCAGAACGATACCGAACAGGAGGAGAACGGCCCGTTGACGGGCTGGTTTCACAGGCATTATCGACACTTGTTGCAAATCCTGCTGTCCAAACCCTGGTTGCTGTTGTCGGCCCTGCTTCCGCTGTTGGCCGCCGGGTTTATCGGCTGGCAACAAACCGGTTCCGGCTTCATGCCGTCGATGGACGAAGGCGGGTTCATTCTCGATTACCGCGCCGCACCCGGCACCTCGGTATCGGAAACGGACCGCTTGCTGCGGCAGGTCGAACGAATTCTACGCGAAACGCCGGAAGTGGAGACTTATTCGCGCCGCACCGGTAACAGCCTGGGAGGATTCATTACCGAAGCCAACGAGGGCGATTTCTTTGTCCGCCTGAAACCGTTACCCCGTCGCAGCTTGGACGACGTGATGGATGGGCTCCGGGAGCAGATTAGCCATAACGTGCCCGGACTGGACATCGAGCTGGCCAAACTGATGGAAGACCTGATCGGCGACTTGACCGCGGTTCCGCAACCGATCGAAGTAAAATTGTATGCCGACGACGGAAAGTTATTGAAGGAATTGGCGAACAAGGTGGCCGCGGCGCTGGAAAAAATTACCGGGGTCGTCGACCTCAACAACGGCGTCATTCCGGCCGGCGACGCTTACAATATTCAGGTCCTGCGCGATAAAGCGGCGCTGGAAGGCCTCAGCCCTGATACGGTCAAACAGACATTGAACGCCTACCTGAGCGGCATCGTGACCACGCAACTACAGGAAGGCCCAAAAATGCTCAATCTGCGGGTCTGGATCCCGGCCAATGAACGCGGTTCGTTGCGAGCGCTGGATCGTCTGCGCATTCGCTCGCCGGACGGCCATTGGGTGCCGCTTAAGCGCGTGGCGCAAATCAGCCCGGAAAACGGCCAGGCGCAGATCACCCGCGACAATCTGAAACGCATGATCGCCGTCACCGCCCGAATCAGCGGCCGGGACATGGGCTCCACCATCGCCGATGTCATCCATGCGCTGGAAAGTCCCGGCATGTTGCCGCATGACGTTTATTATGTCCTGGGCGGTTTGTACGAACAGCAGCGCATCGCCTTTCATGACCTGCTGATCGTCTTCATCGCCGCGGTGGCGCTGGTTTTCGCCTTGTTGCTGTATCTATACGAACGCTTTCATGTCGCCCTGGCAATGATGTTGACGACCTTGTCGGCAGTAGCCGCTGTTTTCGTCGGCTTGTGGTTGACCGGGATCGAGTTGAATATCACCGCGATGATGGGCATGACCATGGTCATCGGCATCGTCACCGAAGTCAGCATCTTTTATTATTCGGAATATCAAAGCCTGCCTGAATCGCATGCACCGATTCAACGCATGATTACCGCCGGCAACAATCGCATGCGCCCGATCGCGATGACCACGATTGCCGCGATCCTGGCGCTAATGCCGCTGGCGATGGGAATCGGCGCCGGTTCCGAAATGCTGCAACCGTTGGCCATCGCCATCGTTTCGGGATTGATGGTGCAGATCCCGTTAGTGCTGATTCTACTCCCCGCCCTACTGAAAATTTTTTCCACCACTAGGAGAGTCTGA
- a CDS encoding TolC family protein, producing MTFSIANQYEAEQQPGPARYLVRQLFRSLPILINLLILTACARYQAQPLTREAVQRQLQTPSNEQLRIQAAAIKHPLLEPIAFDIEDGLSPDEAAVLAVLRNPTLRGIRDKHAIANAQLLQAGLLPDPQVSYSFSAPSGGTDLGMNNAFGFGLNWQVTALIWRENKIAAAEKQRADIDLQIAWQEWQIAQAAKLAVYHLLVYRRQHTLLAEMAQRLENNRQRLQQAADAGLVTELERVAAVSAKNLVDIRLLALEQQIKQQQQRLNRAMGLKPHDIVKLQQGIALLDELKVPTYDGLIQNIEQRRLDLMALKRGYESQEEKLHVAVLQQFPRISIGFDHARDNSNLYTVGFGVSMTLPIFNRNRGQIAIARATRRQLFDQYSDRVYQARADIAELLVTIAWINKQIHSVRAALPELANLVKAYRAAIEIGQADVLNYYTSWNNLTNKKIALLNLKLQLIQAGIALEVASGRYRLPSDNRSNML from the coding sequence ATGACTTTTTCGATCGCCAACCAATATGAAGCGGAACAGCAGCCGGGACCTGCGCGTTACTTGGTGCGCCAATTATTCCGGTCCTTGCCCATTTTAATCAATCTACTCATCTTAACGGCCTGCGCACGTTATCAAGCACAGCCATTAACCCGGGAAGCCGTTCAACGACAACTGCAAACGCCGTCGAACGAACAGCTTCGTATTCAGGCCGCCGCCATAAAACACCCGCTACTCGAACCCATTGCCTTCGACATCGAGGATGGCTTGTCGCCCGACGAAGCGGCCGTCTTGGCAGTATTGCGCAACCCAACATTACGCGGCATCAGGGATAAACACGCTATCGCCAATGCCCAGCTGTTACAAGCAGGATTGTTGCCCGACCCGCAGGTTTCCTACAGTTTTTCCGCCCCTTCCGGCGGTACCGATCTGGGTATGAATAACGCTTTCGGTTTCGGGCTGAACTGGCAAGTCACGGCACTGATCTGGCGTGAAAATAAAATCGCCGCGGCCGAAAAACAACGAGCGGACATAGACCTGCAAATCGCCTGGCAGGAATGGCAAATCGCACAGGCAGCCAAACTGGCGGTTTATCATTTGCTCGTCTATCGCAGGCAACACACCTTGCTCGCCGAAATGGCCCAGCGCTTGGAAAACAACCGGCAACGACTGCAACAGGCCGCCGACGCGGGCCTGGTGACCGAACTCGAACGCGTTGCCGCCGTTTCCGCCAAAAACCTGGTCGACATCCGTTTGCTGGCTCTCGAACAACAAATCAAACAGCAACAACAACGCCTCAACCGGGCCATGGGCCTTAAACCTCATGATATCGTAAAGTTGCAACAGGGAATCGCACTACTCGATGAGCTGAAGGTTCCGACTTACGATGGATTGATCCAAAACATCGAACAACGAAGATTGGACTTGATGGCATTGAAACGAGGTTACGAGAGCCAAGAGGAAAAACTGCATGTGGCCGTGTTGCAGCAATTTCCGCGCATCAGCATCGGCTTCGACCATGCGCGTGACAACAGTAACCTTTATACCGTCGGTTTTGGCGTCTCGATGACATTGCCAATATTCAATCGCAACCGCGGCCAAATCGCCATCGCCCGCGCGACACGCCGGCAACTGTTCGATCAATATAGCGACCGCGTTTATCAAGCCCGCGCCGATATCGCCGAATTGCTGGTCACCATCGCCTGGATCAACAAACAAATTCATTCCGTCCGCGCTGCCCTTCCGGAATTGGCCAATTTGGTCAAAGCCTATCGCGCAGCGATCGAAATCGGCCAAGCCGATGTGTTGAATTACTATACGTCGTGGAACAATTTGACCAACAAAAAAATTGCATTATTGAATCTGAAGTTGCAGTTGATACAGGCGGGTATCGCATTGGAAGTGGCGAGCGGACGCTATCGCTTGCCATCGGATAATCGGAGCAATATGTTATGA